The Gadus chalcogrammus isolate NIFS_2021 chromosome 10, NIFS_Gcha_1.0, whole genome shotgun sequence genome contains a region encoding:
- the cdhr2 gene encoding cadherin-related family member 2 isoform X2 produces MGRPTITASSLLLLTVAALIALTNANLTPEILNNFETLCEDIPKGGFAFQIEATDKEEDPLSYSISGPNAGFFTVAKTNGTVTINNQLDREARDSLVVTIEVSDGKNMATKDLTIILSDANDNAPMFQASSYNVDIKENVPVGKILLTVLAIDPDFGPLGSEKYSIDEVFPIEGKKLFSINDRSGEVKLKHPLNYTSLSTFYRLKIIASDEGGGSCKMNEPQSSFTFSFITVLDVPDLNPRFLSLPYRGSVQEGTELGTPVLTVLALDQDTGVNDIMTYTIEAGSGEPVPFIISEDTGVISVSSAIDRETIGDSITLTVKATEQKPNVYGKDAFATADVQISILDINDNPPKFYSCGSKCVEASEFRGEIQENSAGNLQINMTVKDLDQDGKIKLEVDGVDKDAFAVNPTTATSKSTVQLVVKDPQKLDFEKKKEMVVQVIAIDEEKPTMRSTATVTIKILDLNDNSPTFPKDTYTIDVPEHSPVDTTVATITATDGDAIDKDKLTYRLLPQSILKYFNVTENTGEVYVTNSTLIDREVNSLYSATLQARDTNNLIGTTVLEISLTDINDKPPKINPNSYNVFVEEGKEFRLQIEATDADDPESINSKIVFAIVPTNYSDYFTIDAATGVLINRVELDREALEPTAKGKIELNITATDKGVPALMTSAAVTVNVEDVNDNEPIFTASSYEFSVKEGVKGAFVGSVWASDLDQALDFNRISFTILGGSFGSFIIRTVANGTGYRGDITVDPDVELDYEKEPKEFNLQVEGMDLSGSRAEVEVKIKVLDVNDERPEFKPEGPLEVEENSKDTGSLGSFSAEDKDGTSSLVYQMESCECRCNGTYKPCDWMLVDGKGAVTINPEAKLDYEECDKVKVWAQVVDENTEVGENNSISAAEMVVDIVDVNDNAPEFLISDAVIVLVSETASKGSSVTQVTATDRDSGINKEIEFKVTAVKYEDTNSQIVDFRTIFEAVTTQQKDFYVGIIQPTEELDSSKKGKYLVNVTATDRGGLYARTELKIFIIDKSFKVEVRFGLPKTEVVASRDSITLALSAATKSAVYVTAIIDDPGQFRALGDTLMMAYFVYPNGSALSEQDVNKKFTDPKNHDLLAQYNLENVGKVTVVQEPPNTLQFGLLGLLGGLVIVLIVLTTTLVCTRRSYRTKLKAAKAMKYTNMETTDNQRGGPVVPGTNKYTMEGANPVLNLNIDTVTDLGFDEESSNVERISVNSFDDGMSLHSENDRTMMGTSYI; encoded by the exons ATGGGCAGGCCTACCATCACAGCGAGCAGCTTACTGCTTCTGACTGTTGCTGCATTGATCGCATTAACAAATG CGAATCTGACTCCTGAAATTCTAAACAACTTTGAGACCTTGTGTGAAGACATCCCTAAAG GTGGATTTGCCTTCCAAATAGAGGCAACGGATAAGGAGGAGGACCCCCTCAGTTACTCAATCAGTGGACCAAATGCCGGGTTCTTTACTGTGGCCAAAACCAATGGAACGGTCACAATAAATAACCAACTTGATCGAGAG GCTAGAGACTCATTAGTGGTCACTATTGAGGTTTCTGATGGCAAAAATATG GCTACTAAAGATCTAACAATAATACTATCGGATGCCAATGACAACGCACCCATGTTTCAGGCCTCCTCTTACAATGTAGATATCAAAGAG AATGTACCTGTGGGAAAAATTTTATTGACAGTATTGGCAATTGATCCGGACTTTGGACCGCTAGGCTCTGAGAAATACAGCATTGATGAA GTATTTCCAATTGAGGGAAAAAAGCTATTTTCCATCAACGACCGCAGCGGAGAGGTCAAACTAAAGCATCCTCTAAACTACACTTCTTTGAGCACCTTCTACCGGCTAAAGATAATTGCTTCT GATGAAGGAGGTGGCAGTTGCAAAATGAATGAACCCCAGTCGAGTTTCACCTTCAGCTTCATCACAGTATTGGACGTTCCGGACCTCAATCCCAGATTCCTATCGCTTCCGTACAGAGGATCAGTGCAAGAGGGAACAGAATTG GGAACGCCAGTGCTTACAGTGTTAGCCCTAGACCAAGACACAGGGGTCAACGACATAATGACCTACACCATAGAAG CTGGCTCAGGCGAACCGGTGCCCTTCATCATCTCAGAAGATACAGGTGTCATATCTGTCAGTTCAGCAATCGACCGGGAAACCATTGGTGATAGTATTACACTGACGGTCAAG GCAACTGAGCAGAAACCAAACGTATATGGGAAGGATGCCTTTGCCACTGCGGATGTGCAGATATCCATCCTTGACATTAATGATAACCCGCCCAAGTTTTATAGCTGTGGAAGCAAATGCGTGGAAGCGAGTGAATTTAGAGGAGAAATCCAAGAAAACTCTGCCGGAAATCTTCAAATCAACATGACAGTCAAAGACCTTGATCAG GACGGAAAAATCAAACTGGAAGTGGATGGCGTGGATAAGGACGCCTTTGCCGTGAATCCTACGACGGCAACTTCAAAAAGCACCGTCCAGCTTGTGGTCAAAGACCCTCAAAAATTAGATtttgagaagaaaaaagaaatggtTGTTCAG GTGATCGCCATAGATGAGGAGAAACCCACCATGCGTTCCACCGCCACCGTTACCATTAAGATCTTGGACTTGAACGACAACAGCCCCACCTTCCCAAAGGACACGTACACGATCGATGTGCCGGAGCACAGTCCCGTTGACACAACAGTGGCAACGATCACG GCAACAGATGGCGACGCAATAGACAAGGACAAACTCACCTACCGACTGCTTCCACAGAGCAT CCTTAAATATTTCAACGTAACAGAAAACACGGGGGAAGTCTATGTGACAAATAGCACGCTGATTGACCGCGAGGTCAATTCTCTGTACTCAGCCACACTGCAAGCCAGGGACACCAACAACCTCATCGGCACCACAGTGCTGGAGATCAGCCTGACGGACATCAACGACAAACCGCCCAAAATCAACCCCAACTCCTACAATGTGTTTGTTGAAGAGGGCAAGGAGTTCAGACTTCAAATAGAG GCTACAGACGCAGATGACCCAGAGTCGATCAACTCAAAGATAGTATTTGCCATCGTGCCCACCAACTACAGCGATTACTTCACCATCGACGCCGCCACAGGGGTGCTGATCAACAGAGTTGAGCTGGACAGAGAGGCCTTAGAGCCCACGGCGAAGGGCAAGATTGAGCTGAATATAACCGCTACCGACAAGGGTGTTCCTGCTTTGATGACCTCGGCCGCTGTGACCGTCAATGTAGAG gacgtcaacgacaacgaACCCATATTCACAGCGAGTTCTTATGAATTTTCCGTCAAGGAAGGGGTAAAAG GTGCCTTCGTGGGCTCCGTCTGGGCGAGCGACTTGGACCAGGCTTTGGATTTCAACCGCATCTCCTTCACCATCCTCGGAGGGAGCTTCGGCAGCTTCATCATCCGCACGGTGGCGAACGGCACGGGTTACCGCGGCGACATCACCGTTGACCCAGACGTCGAGCTGGACTACGAAAAGGAGCCCAAAGAATTCAACCTGCAGGTGGAGGGGATGGACCTGTCGGGGAGcagggcggaggtggaggtgaagatcAAGGTGCTGGACGTCAACGACGAGAGGCCAGAGTTCAAGCCCGAGGGGcccctggaggtggaggagaacagCAAGGACACCGGGTCCCTGGGCAGCTTCTCGGCGGAGGACAAGGACGGGACCAGCTCCTTGGTCTACCAGATGGAGTCCTGCGAGTGCCGATGCAACGGCACCTATAAACCCTGCGACTGGATGCTGGTGGACGGGAAGGGAGCGGTCACCATCAACCCGGAGGCCAAGCTTGACTATGAGGAGTGTGACAAGGTGAAGGTGTGGGCCCAGGTGGTGGACGAGAACACGGAGGTGGGGGAGAACAACAGCATCAGCGCAG CGGAAATGGTGGTGGACATTGTGGACGTCAATGACAACGCTCCAGAATTCCTTATCTCAGACGCTGTCATTG TGCTGGTGTCAGAAACCGCGAGCAAGGGTTCATCAGTGACACAGGTTACA GCTACGGACCGGGACAGCGGGATCAACAAGGAAATCGAATTCAAAGTGACAGCTGTGAAATACGAGGACACCAACTCCCAGATAGTAGATTTTAGGACCATCTTTGAGGCTGTCACCACTCAACAGAAGGACTTTTATGTGGGAATCATTCA ACCTACTGAAGAGCTTGATAGCTCAAAGAAGGGGAAGTATTTGGTGAACGTGACCGCGACAGACCGCGGCGGCCTCTACGCAAGAACTGAACTCAAG atttttattATCGACAAATCATTTAAAGTTGAAGTCCGATTTGGATTGCCAAAGACGGAAGTGGTTGCAAGCCGAGACAGTATCACTCT GGCTCTTTCTGCTGCAACCAAATCTGCTGTTTATGTAACTGCTATTATAGACGACCCGGGTCAATTCAG GGCTCTGGGTGACACTCTAATGATGGCGTACTTCGTATACCCTAACGGGTCCGCCCTTTCGGAACAAGATGTGAATAAGAAGTTCACAGATCCAAAAAATCATGACCTACTGGCACAATACAATCTCGAAAACGTT gGAAAAGTGACTGTGGTCCAAGAGCCCCCCAACACTTTGCAGTTTGGGTTACTGGGTCTGTTGGGGGGGCTGGTGATTGTCCTCATCGTGCTCacgaccactttggtctgcacCCGGAGAAG CTACCGCACCAAACTGAAGGCAGCGAAGGCCATGAAGTACACCAACATGGAGACCACAGACAACCAGCGGGGGGGTCCGGTCGTCCCGGGAACCAACAAGTACACCATGGAGGG
- the cdhr2 gene encoding cadherin-related family member 2 isoform X1, with product MGRPTITASSLLLLTVAALIALTNANLTPEILNNFETLCEDIPKGGFAFQIEATDKEEDPLSYSISGPNAGFFTVAKTNGTVTINNQLDREARDSLVVTIEVSDGKNMATKDLTIILSDANDNAPMFQASSYNVDIKENVPVGKILLTVLAIDPDFGPLGSEKYSIDEVFPIEGKKLFSINDRSGEVKLKHPLNYTSLSTFYRLKIIASDEGGGSCKMNEPQSSFTFSFITVLDVPDLNPRFLSLPYRGSVQEGTELGTPVLTVLALDQDTGVNDIMTYTIEAGSGEPVPFIISEDTGVISVSSAIDRETIGDSITLTVKATEQKPNVYGKDAFATADVQISILDINDNPPKFYSCGSKCVEASEFRGEIQENSAGNLQINMTVKDLDQDGKIKLEVDGVDKDAFAVNPTTATSKSTVQLVVKDPQKLDFEKKKEMVVQVIAIDEEKPTMRSTATVTIKILDLNDNSPTFPKDTYTIDVPEHSPVDTTVATITATDGDAIDKDKLTYRLLPQSILKYFNVTENTGEVYVTNSTLIDREVNSLYSATLQARDTNNLIGTTVLEISLTDINDKPPKINPNSYNVFVEEGKEFRLQIEATDADDPESINSKIVFAIVPTNYSDYFTIDAATGVLINRVELDREALEPTAKGKIELNITATDKGVPALMTSAAVTVNVEDVNDNEPIFTASSYEFSVKEGVKGAFVGSVWASDLDQALDFNRISFTILGGSFGSFIIRTVANGTGYRGDITVDPDVELDYEKEPKEFNLQVEGMDLSGSRAEVEVKIKVLDVNDERPEFKPEGPLEVEENSKDTGSLGSFSAEDKDGTSSLVYQMESCECRCNGTYKPCDWMLVDGKGAVTINPEAKLDYEECDKVKVWAQVVDENTEVGENNSISAAEMVVDIVDVNDNAPEFLISDAVIVLVSETASKGSSVTQVTATDRDSGINKEIEFKVTAVKYEDTNSQIVDFRTIFEAVTTQQKDFYVGIIQPTEELDSSKKGKYLVNVTATDRGGLYARTELKIFIIDKSFKVEVRFGLPKTEVVASRDSITLALSAATKSAVYVTAIIDDPGQFRALGDTLMMAYFVYPNGSALSEQDVNKKFTDPKNHDLLAQYNLENVGKVTVVQEPPNTLQFGLLGLLGGLVIVLIVLTTTLVCTRRSYRTKLKAAKAMKYTNMETTDNQRGGPVVPGTNKYTMEGANPVLNLNIDTVTDLGFDEESSNVERISVNSFDDGMSLHSENDRTMMVIQEEDEESINIEPLGAALAQRANRREAGSSEMGFTNPAFSVTDL from the exons ATGGGCAGGCCTACCATCACAGCGAGCAGCTTACTGCTTCTGACTGTTGCTGCATTGATCGCATTAACAAATG CGAATCTGACTCCTGAAATTCTAAACAACTTTGAGACCTTGTGTGAAGACATCCCTAAAG GTGGATTTGCCTTCCAAATAGAGGCAACGGATAAGGAGGAGGACCCCCTCAGTTACTCAATCAGTGGACCAAATGCCGGGTTCTTTACTGTGGCCAAAACCAATGGAACGGTCACAATAAATAACCAACTTGATCGAGAG GCTAGAGACTCATTAGTGGTCACTATTGAGGTTTCTGATGGCAAAAATATG GCTACTAAAGATCTAACAATAATACTATCGGATGCCAATGACAACGCACCCATGTTTCAGGCCTCCTCTTACAATGTAGATATCAAAGAG AATGTACCTGTGGGAAAAATTTTATTGACAGTATTGGCAATTGATCCGGACTTTGGACCGCTAGGCTCTGAGAAATACAGCATTGATGAA GTATTTCCAATTGAGGGAAAAAAGCTATTTTCCATCAACGACCGCAGCGGAGAGGTCAAACTAAAGCATCCTCTAAACTACACTTCTTTGAGCACCTTCTACCGGCTAAAGATAATTGCTTCT GATGAAGGAGGTGGCAGTTGCAAAATGAATGAACCCCAGTCGAGTTTCACCTTCAGCTTCATCACAGTATTGGACGTTCCGGACCTCAATCCCAGATTCCTATCGCTTCCGTACAGAGGATCAGTGCAAGAGGGAACAGAATTG GGAACGCCAGTGCTTACAGTGTTAGCCCTAGACCAAGACACAGGGGTCAACGACATAATGACCTACACCATAGAAG CTGGCTCAGGCGAACCGGTGCCCTTCATCATCTCAGAAGATACAGGTGTCATATCTGTCAGTTCAGCAATCGACCGGGAAACCATTGGTGATAGTATTACACTGACGGTCAAG GCAACTGAGCAGAAACCAAACGTATATGGGAAGGATGCCTTTGCCACTGCGGATGTGCAGATATCCATCCTTGACATTAATGATAACCCGCCCAAGTTTTATAGCTGTGGAAGCAAATGCGTGGAAGCGAGTGAATTTAGAGGAGAAATCCAAGAAAACTCTGCCGGAAATCTTCAAATCAACATGACAGTCAAAGACCTTGATCAG GACGGAAAAATCAAACTGGAAGTGGATGGCGTGGATAAGGACGCCTTTGCCGTGAATCCTACGACGGCAACTTCAAAAAGCACCGTCCAGCTTGTGGTCAAAGACCCTCAAAAATTAGATtttgagaagaaaaaagaaatggtTGTTCAG GTGATCGCCATAGATGAGGAGAAACCCACCATGCGTTCCACCGCCACCGTTACCATTAAGATCTTGGACTTGAACGACAACAGCCCCACCTTCCCAAAGGACACGTACACGATCGATGTGCCGGAGCACAGTCCCGTTGACACAACAGTGGCAACGATCACG GCAACAGATGGCGACGCAATAGACAAGGACAAACTCACCTACCGACTGCTTCCACAGAGCAT CCTTAAATATTTCAACGTAACAGAAAACACGGGGGAAGTCTATGTGACAAATAGCACGCTGATTGACCGCGAGGTCAATTCTCTGTACTCAGCCACACTGCAAGCCAGGGACACCAACAACCTCATCGGCACCACAGTGCTGGAGATCAGCCTGACGGACATCAACGACAAACCGCCCAAAATCAACCCCAACTCCTACAATGTGTTTGTTGAAGAGGGCAAGGAGTTCAGACTTCAAATAGAG GCTACAGACGCAGATGACCCAGAGTCGATCAACTCAAAGATAGTATTTGCCATCGTGCCCACCAACTACAGCGATTACTTCACCATCGACGCCGCCACAGGGGTGCTGATCAACAGAGTTGAGCTGGACAGAGAGGCCTTAGAGCCCACGGCGAAGGGCAAGATTGAGCTGAATATAACCGCTACCGACAAGGGTGTTCCTGCTTTGATGACCTCGGCCGCTGTGACCGTCAATGTAGAG gacgtcaacgacaacgaACCCATATTCACAGCGAGTTCTTATGAATTTTCCGTCAAGGAAGGGGTAAAAG GTGCCTTCGTGGGCTCCGTCTGGGCGAGCGACTTGGACCAGGCTTTGGATTTCAACCGCATCTCCTTCACCATCCTCGGAGGGAGCTTCGGCAGCTTCATCATCCGCACGGTGGCGAACGGCACGGGTTACCGCGGCGACATCACCGTTGACCCAGACGTCGAGCTGGACTACGAAAAGGAGCCCAAAGAATTCAACCTGCAGGTGGAGGGGATGGACCTGTCGGGGAGcagggcggaggtggaggtgaagatcAAGGTGCTGGACGTCAACGACGAGAGGCCAGAGTTCAAGCCCGAGGGGcccctggaggtggaggagaacagCAAGGACACCGGGTCCCTGGGCAGCTTCTCGGCGGAGGACAAGGACGGGACCAGCTCCTTGGTCTACCAGATGGAGTCCTGCGAGTGCCGATGCAACGGCACCTATAAACCCTGCGACTGGATGCTGGTGGACGGGAAGGGAGCGGTCACCATCAACCCGGAGGCCAAGCTTGACTATGAGGAGTGTGACAAGGTGAAGGTGTGGGCCCAGGTGGTGGACGAGAACACGGAGGTGGGGGAGAACAACAGCATCAGCGCAG CGGAAATGGTGGTGGACATTGTGGACGTCAATGACAACGCTCCAGAATTCCTTATCTCAGACGCTGTCATTG TGCTGGTGTCAGAAACCGCGAGCAAGGGTTCATCAGTGACACAGGTTACA GCTACGGACCGGGACAGCGGGATCAACAAGGAAATCGAATTCAAAGTGACAGCTGTGAAATACGAGGACACCAACTCCCAGATAGTAGATTTTAGGACCATCTTTGAGGCTGTCACCACTCAACAGAAGGACTTTTATGTGGGAATCATTCA ACCTACTGAAGAGCTTGATAGCTCAAAGAAGGGGAAGTATTTGGTGAACGTGACCGCGACAGACCGCGGCGGCCTCTACGCAAGAACTGAACTCAAG atttttattATCGACAAATCATTTAAAGTTGAAGTCCGATTTGGATTGCCAAAGACGGAAGTGGTTGCAAGCCGAGACAGTATCACTCT GGCTCTTTCTGCTGCAACCAAATCTGCTGTTTATGTAACTGCTATTATAGACGACCCGGGTCAATTCAG GGCTCTGGGTGACACTCTAATGATGGCGTACTTCGTATACCCTAACGGGTCCGCCCTTTCGGAACAAGATGTGAATAAGAAGTTCACAGATCCAAAAAATCATGACCTACTGGCACAATACAATCTCGAAAACGTT gGAAAAGTGACTGTGGTCCAAGAGCCCCCCAACACTTTGCAGTTTGGGTTACTGGGTCTGTTGGGGGGGCTGGTGATTGTCCTCATCGTGCTCacgaccactttggtctgcacCCGGAGAAG CTACCGCACCAAACTGAAGGCAGCGAAGGCCATGAAGTACACCAACATGGAGACCACAGACAACCAGCGGGGGGGTCCGGTCGTCCCGGGAACCAACAAGTACACCATGGAGGG